Proteins from one Juglans microcarpa x Juglans regia isolate MS1-56 chromosome 1S, Jm3101_v1.0, whole genome shotgun sequence genomic window:
- the LOC121247062 gene encoding ankyrin repeat protein SKIP35-like, translating to MKAASVVGSQENRSEDPMFLEMETEKNGIDSPRSDLEQGERSNVVFSREGPLVMKESRLSSGCCCSVKKLKSRMIATESEVGSHERLGQEKKLSRQDRIELGRLFQDAVSSHDWELAESLIFLADPQTLNDALCITLDSIWFLSTKQELHGITGLIKKIISNGAYDFTRAALRTSFLASCVSACQSRTMSLADTVTVMAQRLHERLQECNGDEVLKAEAGAKVQKFTEWALKCIGFHSRCQGNKDRVSHCSAVEIQLQLSGFKTFLDLAGNQLTGKDFTEAFDAACFPLTLFSSSFDPGWATGISATAIQGLLGVLVEGGADNVNQCFLEASRFGSTELVRILLQIAQRNSLDVDVDLALGFASHYCKIGTMECLVEEGKAIAFLGPLMRAAERGCLQVVEWFVKRQCRDMELCLALTAATSSSQVGIAAYLLPHVPQHVLAALSIEILKAAGERSGGSLDGVAFLLRSDFLGDPAATYAVADSIARSDDEAVAPELRSFLRENWSEAAFLDGQRQGQEHYMNLVRILKWGGSPICLRDLPGPLRVAIAYLPVYREFIKAGGCLMSQRLRGQFVEAVRRLGGGVLEEVNQGRELVAVLEHHLPPFLVQDFARGSI from the exons ATGAAGGCGGCGTCCGTGGTGGGGAGTCAGGAAAATAGAAGTGAGGACCCCATGTTTTTGGAAATGGAAACTGAAAAAAATGGGATTGATAGTCCGAGGAGTGACTTAGAGCAAGGAGAGAGAAGTAATGTGGTATTCTCTAGAGAAGGGCCTCTTGTAATGAAAGAATCCAGATTATCCAGTGGTTGTTGTTGCAGTGTCAAGAAGCTTAAATCCAGGATGATTGCAACAGAATCCGAGGTTGGAAGCCATGAGAGATTGGGGCAAGAGAAGAAGCTCAGTAGACAAGACAGGATTGAGTTGGGTCGGTTGTTTCAGGATGCTGTGAGTTCTCATGATTGGGAGCTTGCAGAGAGTTTGATCTTCTTGGCAGATCCACAAACCCTTAATGATGCCTTGTGCATAACACTGGACTCCATCTGGTTCCTGAGCACAAAGCAAGAGCTTCATGGGATAACAGGATTGATTAAGAAGATCATTTCAAATGGTGCTTATGACTTTACAAGAGCTGCTTTGAGGACTTCATTTCTTGCTTCATGTGTATCCGCCTGCCAGAGCCGAACAATGAGTCTTGCTGATACAGTGACTGTAATGGCTCAAAG GTTGCATGAGCGTCTGCAGGAGTGTAATGGAGATGAGGTCTTGAAGGCAGAAGCCGGTGCTAAGGTTCAAAAGTTTACTGAATGGGCTCTGAAATGTATAGGTTTCCATTCACGTTGCCAAGGCAATAAGGATAGAGTGAGTCACTGCTCAGCTGTTGAGATCCAACTCCAGTTATCTGGTTTCAAGACATTTTTAGATCTTGCTGGCAACCAACTTACTGGGAAGGACTTTACGGAGGCCTTTGATGCAGCTTGCTTTCCCCTTACCCTCTTCTCTAGCTCATTTGATCCTGGATGGGCAACTGGGATATCAGCAACTGCAATCCAAGGATTGCTGGGCGTGTTGGTTGAGGGTGGTGCAGACAATGTTAATCAGTGTTTCCTTGAAGCCTCACGGTTTGGGAGCACAGAACTTGTGCGCATTTTATTGCAG ATTGCCCAAAGAAACAGCCTGGATGTTGATGTTGACCTTGCTTTGGGCTTTGCCTCCCACTACTGCAAGATTGGCACAATGGAATGTCTGGTGGAAGAGGGTAAGGCCATCGCTTTCTTGGGTCCTTTGATGAGAGCTGCTGAGAGGGGTTGTCTGCAAGTTGTTGAGTGGTTTGTGAAAAGGCAATGCCGAGACATGGAGCTTTGTCTTGCCCTCACAGCTGCCACTTCAAGCAGTCAAGTAGGTATTGCCGCCTATCTTCTCCCTCACGTTCCTCAGCATGTACTTGCAGCACTCAGCATCGAGATTCTCAAGGCTGCTGGTGAACGGAGTGGTGGGTCCCTTGATGGTGTAGCATTTCTTCTCCGCTCAGACTTCTTGGGTGATCCAGCAGCTACCTATGCTGTTGCAGACAGTATCGCAAGGTCTGATGATGAGGCCGTAGCGCCTGAGCTAAGGTCATTTCTTCGAGAGAATTGGTCAGAGGCAGCTTTCTTGGATGGACAAAGGCAAGGACAAGAACATTACATGAACCTTGTGAGGATTTTGAAGTGGGGTGGATCTCCTATATGCTTAAGAGATCTTCCAGGCCCTCTGAGGGTGGCAATTGCTTACCTACCAGTGTATAGGGAATTTATCAAGGCAGGTGGCTGTTTGATGTCCCAGAGGCTAAGAGGCCAGTTTGTTGAAGCAGTTAGAAGGCTTGGAGGAGGGGTGCTAGAAGAGGTGAACCAGGGCAGAGAACTCGTGGCTGTTTTGGAGCATCATCTTCCTCCATTTTTGGTCCAAGATTTTGCCCGCGGATCTATATGA
- the LOC121246824 gene encoding guanosine nucleotide diphosphate dissociation inhibitor 1 produces MDEDYDVIVLGTGLKECILSGLLSVDGLKVLHMDRNDYYGGESTSLNLIQLWKRFRGDETPPAHLGSSRDYNVDMIPKFMMANGTLVRVLIHTDVTKYLSFKAVDGSFVYNKGKIHKVPATDMEALKSPLMGIFEKRRARKFFIYVQDYNEHDPKTHEGMDLTRVSTRDLIAKYGLDDNTVDFIGHALALHRDDRYLNEPALDTVKRMKLYAESLARFQGGSPYIYPLYGLGELPQAFARLSAVYGGTYMLNKPECKVEFDEEGKVVGVTSEGETAKCRKVVCDPSYLQNKVRKVGRVARAIAIMSHPIPNTNDSHSVQVILPQKQLGRRSDMYLFCCSYSHNVAPKGKFIAFVSTEAETDHPETELKPGIDLLGQVDDIFFDIYDRYEPVNEPSLDNCFISTSYDPTTHFESTVVDVLNMYTMITGKVLDLSVDLSAASAAEE; encoded by the exons ATGGATGAAGATTATGACGTCATAGTGTTGGGTACGGGTCTCAAGGAATGCATCCTTAGCGGTCTTCTCTCCGTCGATGGCCTTAAG GTACTGCACATGGATAGGAATGACTATTATGGAGGAGAGTCAACATCGCTTAATCTTATTCAG CTCTGGAAGAGGTTCAGGGGAGATGAGACTCCTCCGGCACATTTGGGCTCTAGCAGGGATTATAACGTAGACATGATTCCTAAG TTTATGATGGCAAATGGCACTCTTGTTCGTGTCCTCATTCATACAGATGTTACTAAGTATTTGTCCTTTAAAGCTGTTGATGGAAGCTTCGTCTACAATAAAGGAAAG ATTCACAAGGTTCCAGCGACTGACATGGAGGCACTCAAATCTCCACTGATGGGTATATTTGAAAAGCGCCGTGCTCGTAAGTTCTTCATTTATGTTCAAGATTATAATGAGCATGATCCCAAAACACATGAGGGGATGGACCTGACTAGAGTGTCGACTAGAGATCTAATTGC AAAGTATGGTCTTGATGACAACACTGTGGACTTTATTGGTCATGCTTTAGCACTACATAGAGATGATCGCTACCTCAATGAACCCGCACTAGATACTGTGAAGAGAATGAAG CTTTATGCAGAGTCCCTTGCGCGTTTTCAAGGAGGATCCCCATACATATATCCTTTGTATGGATTGGGAGAGCTCcctcag GCATTTGCACGGCTTAGTGCCGTTTATGGTGGGACATATATGTTGAACAAACCCGAGTGTAAG GTTGAGTTCGATGAGGAAGGCAAAGTTGTTGGCGTCACATCAGAAGGGGAAACTGCTAAGTGCAGAAAAGTTGTCTGTGATCCCTCATACTTGCAGAACAAG GTTAGGAAGGTCGGTAGGGTTGCAAGGGCAATTGCCATAATGAGCCACCCCATCCCAAACACCAATGATTCTCATTCAGTGCAGGTTATCCTGCCACAGAAGCAGTTGGGTCGCAGATCAGACAT GTACCTTTTCTGTTGTTCTTATTCCCACAATGTTGCTCCAAAGGGAAaatttattgcatttgtatCAACAGAGGCAGAGACCGATCATCCTGAGACTGAACTTAAGCCAGGAATTGACCTTCTGGGACAGGTTGATGACATATTCTTTGATATCTACGACAGATACGAACCAGTCAATGAACCATCCCTAGACAATTGCTTTATTTCAACT AGTTATGATCCAACAACACACTTTGAGTCAACTGTCGTGGATGTACTCAACATGTATACCATGATAACTGGGAAG GTTCTTGACCTCAGTGTGGATTTAAGTGCTGCTAGTGCTGCAGAAGAATGA